From one Rhodamnia argentea isolate NSW1041297 chromosome 1, ASM2092103v1, whole genome shotgun sequence genomic stretch:
- the LOC115728216 gene encoding pentatricopeptide repeat-containing protein At5g66500, mitochondrial: MFPCISRPLARLPAKTILRILKASSFRAIPTCKLHTHHSFDEIPHRDLRSVNSLLASRVRCGDAAGAWDLFLCLHRSRTDLDAYTFTPALSACSALPHPQRGRLVHGLMIKMGVDSGTISRTALMDVYSKYGRLNESVKVFGEMEFKDVVSWNALLSSFLRHGLANCALDVFEDMRKENVEISEFTLCSMLKACALLEACSQGKQVHGMVVVIGRDLVVLSTALIDFYSSMGHIEEALKVYNCVDRSENVMRNAMISGCVRNLKYKEAFSIMSSMKPNVIALTSALAACSENSDLWIGKQIHCVAIRFGFTSDTQLCNVLLDTYAKCGKVGHAKTLFDSILGKDVVSWTTMIDAHGINGNGLEAFMLFNKMGELRSEVTPNHVTLLAVLSACGHSGLVDQGRASINLARDKYGLNAGPEHYACFMDSLGRAGRIEDAWCVFHEMVEGKCRPNTAVWAALLNACSLNRDFSRGERAAKQLLELEPDKAGNYVLVSNFYAAFGMWDSLVAVRNEMKKKGLVKESGSSWVTANPP, encoded by the coding sequence ATGTTCCCTTGCATCAGCCGTCCTCTCGCCCGCTTACCCGCCAAAACCATCCTCCGCATTCTCAAAGCCTCCTCTTTTCGGGCCATCCCAACGTGTAAGCTCCACACCCATCACTCGTTCGACGAAATTCCCCACCGGGACCTCCGGTCGGTTAACTCCCTCCTCGCTTCGCGGGTTCGCTGCGGCGACGCTGCTGGCGCATGGGACCTGTTTCTTTGCTTGCATCGGTCTCGGACCGACCTCGATGCGTACACTTTCACACCTGCCTTGAGCGCTTGCTCGGCGCTTCCGCACCCGCAACGTGGCCGGCTAGTCCATGGCTTGATGATCAAGATGGGTGTGGACTCCGGAACCATAAGCAGAACCGCCCTCATGGACGTCTATTCCAAGTATGGTCGCTTGAACGAGTCGGTGAAGGTGTTTGGAGAGATGGAGTTTAAGGATGTTGTCAGTTGGAATGCTCTGCTTTCGAGTTTTCTGCGTCATGGCCTCGCGAATTGTGCACTCGATGTTTTTGAAGATATGAGGAAGGAAAATGTGGAAATCAGCGAGTTTACCTTGTGTTCGATGCTTAAAGCTTGTGCTCTGCTTGAGGCATGTTCTCAGGGGAAGCAGGTTCATGGTATGGTGGTAGTTATTGGCCGGGACTTGGTGGTCTTGTCCACAGCCTTGATAGATTTTTACTCCAGCATGGGGCATATTGAGGAAGCCTTGAAAGTTTACAATTGTGTTGATCGGAGTGAGAATGTGATGCGAAATGCAATGATTTCCGGTTGTGTTAGGAATCTGAAGTATAAAGAGGCCTTCTCAATAATGTCTTCAATGAAACCAAATGTTATTGCCCTTACAAGTGCTCTTGCAGCTTGCTCTGAGAACTCAGATTTGTGGATTGGGAAGCAGATTCATTGTGTGGCAATACGTTTTGGGTTCACCTCCGATACTCAACTGTGCAATGTTTTGTTGGACACGTATGCCAAGTGCGGGAAAGTTGGTCATGCCAAGACATTGTTTGATAGCATTTTGGGAAAGGATGTGGTTTCTTGGACAACCATGATAGATGCACATGGAATAAACGGCAATGGGCTTGAAGCTTTCATGCTTTTCAACAAGATGGGTGAGCTGCGAAGCGAAGTCACACCAAATCACGTGACCCTTCTTGCTGTTTTATCAGCATGTGGTCACTCGGGATTGGTGGATCAAGGTAGGGCAAGCATCAACCTGGCTAGGGATAAGTATGGTTTGAACGCTGGTCCAGAGCATTATGCTTGTTTCATGGATAGTTTAGGTCGGGCAGGTCGAATAGAAGATGCTTGGTGCGTGTTTCATGAAATGGTTGAGGGTAAGTGCAGACCTAATACTGCTGTCTGGGCAGCTTTGCTGAATGCTTGTAGTCTCAATCGAGATTTCTCTAGGGGGGAGCGTGCTGCAAAGCAACTGTTGGAATTGGAGCCCGATAAAGCAGGGAATTACGTTCTGGTTTCGAATTTTTATGCCGCTTTTGGTATGTGGGACTCCTTAGTTGCTGTGAGGaatgaaatgaagaagaaagggcTTGTCAAAGAATCGGGAAGTAGCTGGGTCACTGCTAATCCACCATGA
- the LOC115728218 gene encoding uncharacterized protein LOC115728218 codes for MPTFTAIALDRLLEPGAFRPVDKAVDTSRSAPNAKPPKPNPVLESKLERRNSVPSIEGSIQLPRLTPSLYATPDVTPLLDSPSSLPSSSPYIINHKRRGPRLLKSSSLDSASSHHKVVDEEKSNGNMKDSETSCLAIAVDESEVASCKGFKNRVLDAGTGSLSCQVEEENVSAKPVTLAAEIEGNSENICHPWDSFCHTGNTDAEENGTTEYSLKFETPVAEFFDAWEELSSEGGVLTSRCNLEEELREIRLSLLMEIEKRKQTEEALVNLQSQWHRIRHELSSMGLTLHACPDMACEQLDVDSLEELLQRVFLARFVSNAIGRGIAKAEVELELEAQVKEKNFEIARLLERLNYYETVNHEMSQRNQEAFEMARQLTQRRKRRQRWIWRSIAGVISLGTAVLVWSYLPTGQGSTTTSHSLATAQSNEAKQ; via the exons ATGCCGACATTCACAGCAATAGCTTTGGACAGGCTATTGGAACCTGGGGCTTTTAGACCGGTTGATAAAGCAGTGGACACTTCGAGGTCTGCTCCTAATGCTAAGCCACCAAAGCCCAACCCAGTTTTGGAGTCGAAGCTAGAGAGACGTAACAGTGTGCCGTCCATTGAAGGGAGCATTCAGCTGCCTCGGCTAACACCATCGCTGTATGCCACTCCTGATGTGACTCCTCTTCTTGACTCACCTTCCtcgcttccttcttcttccccttaCATCATCAATCACAAGCGGCGTGGGCCAAGGCTCCTGAAGAGTTCCTCACTGGACAGTGCTTCATCTCACCACAAGGTCGTAGATGAAGAGAAGTCCAATGGCAACATGAAAGATTCAGAAACTTCTTGTCTTGCAATTGCGGTTGATGAAAGTGAAGTCGCAAGCTGCAAGGGCTTCAAGAACAGGGTTTTGGATGCCGGAACTGGTAGTTTGAGCTGCCAAGTTGAAGAGGAAAATGTTTCTGCTAAGCCTGTTACACTGGCTGCTGAAATTGAGGGGAACAGTGAAAATATCTGCCATCCTTGGGATTCCTTTTGTCATACAGGTAACACTGATGCAGAGGAAAATGGCACAACAGAATATTCTCTGAAGTTTGAAACTCCTGTGGCGGAATTTTTTGACGCTTGGGAAG aGCTATCATCTGAGGGAGGAGTGCTCACTTCTCGTTGTAATCTTGAGGAGGAATTACGTGAGATTAGGTTGAGTTTATTGATGGAAATAGAGAAGCGCAAGCAAACAGAGGAAGCTTTGGTCAATTTGCAAAGCCAGTGGCATAGGATCAGGCATGAGCTATCATCCATGGGACTGACACTGCATGCATGTCCAGACATGGCATGTGAACAGTTGGACGTCGATTCTCTTGAAGAGTTGTTGCAACGAGTTTTTCTTGCTCGTTTTGTATCAAATGCTATTGGGAGGGGCATTGCAAAGGCAGAAGTGGAGTTGGAGCTGGAAGCTCAGGTCAAGGAAAAGAATTTTGAGATTGCCCGATTGTTGGAGCGGCTTAATTATTATGAGACCGTGAATCATGAGATGTCCCAGAGGAACCAGGAAGCTTTTG AGATGGCTCGGCAACTCAcgcaaagaaggaaaaggaggcAGAGATGGATTTGGCGTTCTATAGCAGGTGTTATTTCACTTGGCACTGCAGTGTTGGTATGGTCGTACCTCCCAACAGGACAAGGATCCACAACCACTAGCCATTCTCTGGCTACTGCGCAAAGTAATGAAGCCAAACAGTGA
- the LOC115728213 gene encoding lipid phosphate phosphatase epsilon 2, chloroplastic-like, translated as MYPRFCVPTSLKMPSSATVVHQPCFNAFPPSSPSKVKSLRLNPILALDSRRLKSIGHGGSDSSALARGKNRVLNRRHMAETARAASFRSGGGSRSGEDISILEQEGFINGSAGFVAGGLESTLNRLSKWLVAGVFGAIILLRHDADSLWAAMGSVINAMLSVVLKQILNQERPVSTLRSDPGMPSSHAQSIFFTVVFAIVSVGKWFGISEVTLIISALVLAFGSYLSWLRVSQQLHTISQVVVGAFVGSAFSALWFWSWSAFVLRAFQSFLWVRIVVVLGASCCCLGFFLFVIRYWLRDER; from the exons ATGTACCCCCGTTTCTGTGTTCCCACGTCACTCAAAATGCCCAGCTCCGCGACTGTTGTTCACCAACCATGTTTTAATGCTTTTCCACCGTCTTCTCCTTCAAAGGTCAAATCTTTGCGGCTGAATCCCATTTTGGCGTTAGATTCCCGCCGCTTGAAGTCGATCGGCCATGGTGGGTCTGACTCGAGCGCCCTCGCTCGTGGGAAAAATAGGGTCTTGAACCGGAGGCACATGGCTGAGACCGCAAGAGCTGCTTCTTTTAGGAGTGGCGGTGGCAGCCGCAGCGGCGAAGACATTAGCATTCTTGAACAGGAAGGTTTTATTAATGGGTCGGCTGGTTTCGTGGCTGGTGGTTTGGAATCGACTCTCAATCGTCTG AGCAAGTGGCTTGTTGCTGGTGTTTTTGGTGCCATCATTTTATTGAGGCATGATGCTGACTCTCTGTGGGCTGCAATGGGTTCGGTCATAAATGCCATGCTGTCGGTCGTTCTCAAACAAATATTGAATCAAGAAAGGCCAGTATCCACCTTGAGATCTGACCCTGGGATGCCATCTTCACATGCTCAGTCCATCTTCTTCACGGTTGTGTTTGCCATTGTGTCAG TAGGCAAATGGTTTGGAATTAGCGAGGTTACTTTGATTATCAGTGCGCTTGTTTTGGCATTTGGTTCATATCTG TCATGGTTACGGGTCTCGCAGCAACTTCATACGATCAGCCAGGTGGTCGTGGGCGCCTTTGTGGGGTCAGCTTTCTCTGCGTTGTGGTTTTGGTCTTGGAGTGCTTTCGTGCTAAGAGCTTTCCAATCATTTTTGTGGGTTAGAATTGTGGTTGTTCTGGGTGCGTCTTGCTGCTGCCTCGGGTTTTTTTTGTTCGTAATTCGATACTGGCTTCGTGATGAAAGATGA